The Deltaproteobacteria bacterium sequence GAACTGAAAAAAAGAATCCTTATTGCTGGATCGTAGGACGCTTTGCAAGCCAAGAAGAGGCAGACGCAGCGGCTGCACAAATTTCAGCAGGAGAACTAAGAATACCCGAGTTGAATTACGAGACGAGTGGTGGCCAGCAGCATAATGATTATTTCAGGGATAAGATCTTCGAGACCAGCCTTTATTCGAAAGAAAATCCTGCAGAAAACCCCAATGGCTTACAAGTAGTGAGGGTAAGACCTACCGATAGAACCCTTGATTCCAGAGTAGACAAACCCAATCAACCCGCCACGAATTTAAGATGGGCGGAGGCCTTGAGTATTGCAGATTTTATAGGTCGAAAGCTCACAGGACGACCTGGTCGCCTGCCCAGTGCCGCAGAGGCTGAATTTGTGAGACGAGGGGGGATTGATCCTCAAACAAAACAATGCCGCAATTTTAAATATGGGACGAGTGACGGAAATCTACCTAACGAGAGCAATGCCGATTTTGCTAGACCCTATAACAAAGGCCCGAAGGATGTGGATGCCGTTCCAGTGAATCCCTTAGGGGTAAGAATTAACGGAGTATGGGAATGGTGCAATGGTTGGTATAAAAGAGGGCCAAGGCTTGAA is a genomic window containing:
- a CDS encoding SUMF1/EgtB/PvdO family nonheme iron enzyme gives rise to the protein TEKKNPYCWIVGRFASQEEADAAAAQISAGELRIPELNYETSGGQQHNDYFRDKIFETSLYSKENPAENPNGLQVVRVRPTDRTLDSRVDKPNQPATNLRWAEALSIADFIGRKLTGRPGRLPSAAEAEFVRRGGIDPQTKQCRNFKYGTSDGNLPNESNADFARPYNKGPKDVDAVPVNPLGVRINGVWEWCNGWYKRGPRLEYRPSRPIDGSRELRGISWGSNNDRGARAANRDITEPDVCNVDIGFRAVVVAVSEDSNF